In Candidatus Methylomirabilis lanthanidiphila, the genomic stretch CAGATCGTCTGTCATTTGAAACCTCCTGTTGTGCCTCACACCCGGACGACCTGCGGCGCCGAGACGCGCCGTCTGGTTCATCCGGCTGTTGGCCGGCCTCATACGATGCCCCATGCGGACAGTTCCACCTTGATAGCGTCGATGAATCGCCAACAGTCGGCTCTCCCAGGACCTCACCTTGATGAGCGACCTCGTTTCGCCGGGCGACGGCCTGCTGGATGATGTGGAAGTTGTTCCAGGGCAGCTCGGTCTCGCTCGCGGAGACGAGAACACCTAGAAAGATGCTCCCGCATTTGAAGTACCGCTCAGACTAAAGCGTGTGAAGTGCGTCACTCAAGACGGCACAGGCGTGGACGAAGGGAAGATTATGTGCGACGTTGGCCATGAAGACGATGACCGTCGCTCCATGCGCAAAGAACCCGAAGAGAGATCGCTGGAGTTTGTCTCGCAATGCTTCAACTCCTCGCCAGGACTCCAGAAGCTGCAGGCCCTGGCGAGCGCGGCACGACCAGCGGCGAGCCCCGGAGCTCTTTGTGGCGTTCGGCTCGCACTGGGGGTTCGAGAGCGCGTTTTGCAATCCGGGGCTCGGCCACGAGAAGGGCGGGGAAGAAGGCGAGGGCGGGCAGTTTCGGGGCAATCACCTGGGGTCGGTGCCGACGGCACGTGACTTGACGCACCTCAATGATCTGCTCCTAGCCAGGTGTCGCGCGAATGAGGCGCGAGTGACGCCGGCCTGGTCCAGTCGGTGGGAGCGGCGATAGCCTTTGAGCGCGCGTACTTCTAGCCGCTGGTTCCCAAGCTTCACTTGAACGATCTCCGTCGGGCGGGAGCGGGGGCTCGTGCGCAGGCGGTCGAAACAACCGGCGGCTTTGTAGATGACTTCCGTATCGTTGAAGCGGAGAGGATGATCCATGTCCTCAATGCCCCGTCACCAGCGGCGACTGCATCGATCAGCATCGGTCGAATCATAGCCGGCTTGGCCGCACAGAGATTTGACTTGCCGAACCCCGCCCCTTCGTTCGAAGTCTGAAAAGCGAACCCGTCGTAGAGGTATGGACAGCGTTCACTGTGAATCAGTGGGGAAGTAGCGCATGGGGATATCACGGGTGATTCGGAGTCCGGGACGAGCTTCGAGCAGAGGCGGAATACAATTTACCACCACGGCGGCGGTTGCCACGTCGCCGTGGACGCCACCTGGAATCCGACAGTGCAGCGCCGGTACACCCTGGAGCCTAATCTCGTCTACTGAGTTCTCCGCTCCCACATACATCTGCAGCGTCAATTGAATCACCTTTTCACCGGATGCGATTCCGCAGGCCGTTTGGCAGATACCGGCGACTTGGCCGGGCTGTACTTCAAGAAAGCTGGTCTGAAAGAGAGTTCGGGCAATAACCGGTCTGATAGTCTCGCGGATATCCTCCACGCGAAGTTCAAGAGAATCGGCAATCATAGCAACGGACTCGGGCAGGCCATGATGCTTGATCTGACCGCTTGCGACCAGCGCGCTGAACTCGTTGAGACTGAGTCCGGCACCGATTTTTTTTTGGAGAGGGAGACGACGGCATCCGGCGTCTACGATCCGCGTGACCTCCACGGCGTTTACGCGTTGGCAAGCGGAGGCCAGGGTCAGGACGAGTTTGTCCATCAAGAAGCCGGGGTTGATGCCGACGCCAAGAATGGCCACCTTCCGCTTGGTTGCTTCACTATCGAGGTTGTTGCTCAGGTGCGGGTGCTTGCGGAATGGGTAGACGAGTTCCTCACAGGTAGAAATGACACTATGTCCGGCGTCAACGCACTCCATGAGTTGCTTCTCCACATCGGGCAGGCATGAGGACGTACAGTGGATGACGACGTCGGCTTGCGTTTTCAGCACCTGCGTGGCGTCATCGGAGATTATGACGCCCAGGTCTCGTCCAACACCGGCAACACGACCAAGATCCCAGCCGATCTTATCAGGATCATTATCCACTGCTCCG encodes the following:
- a CDS encoding hypothetical protein (Dihydrodipicolinate reductase, N-terminus), encoding MRKEIRVIQYGVGSIGAEIARLLLQKREVRLVGAVDNDPDKIGWDLGRVAGVGRDLGVIISDDATQVLKTQADVVIHCTSSCLPDVEKQLMECVDAGHSVISTCEELVYPFRKHPHLSNNLDSEATKRKVAILGVGINPGFLMDKLVLTLASACQRVNAVEVTRIVDAGCRRLPLQKKIGAGLSLNEFSALVASGQIKHHGLPESVAMIADSLELRVEDIRETIRPVIARTLFQTSFLEVQPGQVAGICQTACGIASGEKVIQLTLQMYVGAENSVDEIRLQGVPALHCRIPGGVHGDVATAAVVVNCIPPLLEARPGLRITRDIPMRYFPTDSQ
- a CDS encoding transposase, with amino-acid sequence MAFGSHWGFESAFCNPGLGHEKGGEEGEGGQFRGNHLGSVPTARDLTHLNDLLLARCRANEARVTPAWSSRWERR